In Biomphalaria glabrata chromosome 11, xgBioGlab47.1, whole genome shotgun sequence, the following proteins share a genomic window:
- the LOC106054951 gene encoding riboflavin transporter 2-like isoform X1, with amino-acid sequence MGEGCKVIPTSYKQNVEVFTISSANFNPIKDTIKEKEKTDDKKQESESEGCFAKMNNFIQRQLGSTKILVHILICIFAIASWADLNGMWAELPLLVMKVKEGWNLPSYIIIISQVANIGPLIFVVVSFLQPQLKPRLEKITSFVIILISMVASFLTAFFWEQSSYIGGVEHSVALLTLNFFLALGDCTSSVSFYAFMSHMKPEYMASLFIGEGLSGMLPALIALGQGAGQINCINSSSQVNETLPDGTSFIKTVYNVFPQYVEPSFSVRVFFIILSGIIALSAVAFLLLNFWSYCKSEMVVAPPDEKYKVPPSSGANGADYGSMDTSKLVSDAEKSLLKGQDGPYTAEQSTVDETNGELVNGHNHSPSLLDVNQSNSGNQLIKSEQGSSSSLTLSDQHTHSELSSLSYASLLGIIVIINMTVTAFLPSIQIYTVLPYGLEYYHLTTTLTQIANPVSCFFSLFLMAENIGIILVMTALGEVCVGYLIYVASTSPEPPLHDVTTGGELALALWIVLTALLTYSKVCCASVLRKQGRNALIFAGAATQTGALIGAIVGFVLVNEYHLFADAPFC; translated from the exons ATGGGAGAGGGCTGCAAAGTTAT ACCAACTTCTTACAAACAAAATGTGGAAGTATTTACAATATCGTCTGCGAATTTCAATCCTATCAAAGATACTATCAAAG aaaaagaaaaaacagatGATAAGAAACAGGAAAGTGAAAGTGAAGGCTGCTTTGCCAAAATGAACAACTTTATACAGCGTCAACTTGGCAGCACTAAAATACTTGTGCACATCCTCATCTGCATCTTTGCCATTGCATCATGGGCAGATTTGAACGGCATGTGGGCAGAGTTACCTCTTCTTGTCATGAAAGTCAAAGAAGGTTGGAATCTGCCCTCGTACATAATAATTATCAGTCAG GTCGCCAACATAGGGCCTCTTATTTTTGTTGTGGTTTCCTTTCTGCAGCCACAGCTAAAGCCTCGGTTAGAAAAGATAACATCATTTGTCATCATCCTCATCAGTATGGTGGCTTCATTCCTGACAGCGTTTTTCTGGGAACAGTCATCCTACATTGGCGGTGTTGAGCACAGCGTTGCCCTCTtgactttaaatttttttctagcTCTCGGAGACTGCACCAGCTCTGTCTCTTTCTATGCATTTATGTCCCACATGAAGCCAGAGTACATGGCTTCACTCTTCATTG gtgaagGATTAAGTGGAATGCTTCCAGCCCTTATTGCACTTGGCCAAGGCGCTGGACAAATTAACTGTATCAATAGCAGTTCACAGGTTAATGAAACTTTACCTGATGGGACGAGTTTTATTAAAACTGTATACAATGTGTTCCCTCAGTATGTGGAGCCTAGCTTCAGTGTCAGAGTTTTCTTTATTATACTGTCTGGTATTATAGCTCTGTCTGCCGTTGCTTTTCTCCTGCTGAACTTTTGGAGCTACTGCAAGTCAGAGATGGTTGTCGCTCCGCCAGATGAGAAATATAAGGTCCCACCAAGCTCTGGAGCTAATGGCGCTGACTATGGAAGTATGGATACCAGCAAGCTTGTTAGCGATGCTGAGAAGTCTCTGTTGAAAGGCCAAGATGGGCCTTATACAGCTGAGCAATCTACTGTCGATGAAACGAACGGAGAGTTGGTCAACGGTCATAATCACTCGCCTTCTTTGCTGGATGTCAATCAGTCCAACAGCGGCAACCAGTTGATAAAATCTGAGCAGGGGAGCTCATCCAGCCTAACATTGAGTGATCAGCATACTCACAGTGAGTTATCTTCCTTAAGCTATGCCAGCCTGCTGGGAATCATTGTCATCATTAACATGACCGTCACGGCTTTCTTACCCTCCATCCAGATCTATACCGTCCTACCATATGGGCTGGAGTACTACCATCTGACGACTACCCTGACCCAGATAGCCAATCCCGTctcctgttttttttccctgtttTTAATGGCTGAGAACATTGGCATCATCTTAGTGATGACTGCTCTCGGGGAGGTCTGCGTGGGCTACCTCATTTATGTGGCTTCAACAAGTCCTGAGCCTCCACTACATGATGTGACCACAGGAGGTGAATTAGCC tTGGCGCTTTGGATTGTGCTGACTGCTTTGCTGACCTATTCTAAAGTATGTTGTGCTTCAGTACTCAGGAAACAAGGCAGGAACGCACTTATCTTTGCTGGGGCAGCCACACAGACAGGGGCATTAATTGGTGCAATAGTGGGCTTTGTCTTAGTCAACGAGTATCATCTGTTTGCTGATGCCCCATTCTGTTAG
- the LOC106054951 gene encoding riboflavin transporter 2-like isoform X2, which yields MNNFIQRQLGSTKILVHILICIFAIASWADLNGMWAELPLLVMKVKEGWNLPSYIIIISQVANIGPLIFVVVSFLQPQLKPRLEKITSFVIILISMVASFLTAFFWEQSSYIGGVEHSVALLTLNFFLALGDCTSSVSFYAFMSHMKPEYMASLFIGEGLSGMLPALIALGQGAGQINCINSSSQVNETLPDGTSFIKTVYNVFPQYVEPSFSVRVFFIILSGIIALSAVAFLLLNFWSYCKSEMVVAPPDEKYKVPPSSGANGADYGSMDTSKLVSDAEKSLLKGQDGPYTAEQSTVDETNGELVNGHNHSPSLLDVNQSNSGNQLIKSEQGSSSSLTLSDQHTHSELSSLSYASLLGIIVIINMTVTAFLPSIQIYTVLPYGLEYYHLTTTLTQIANPVSCFFSLFLMAENIGIILVMTALGEVCVGYLIYVASTSPEPPLHDVTTGGELALALWIVLTALLTYSKVCCASVLRKQGRNALIFAGAATQTGALIGAIVGFVLVNEYHLFADAPFC from the exons ATGAACAACTTTATACAGCGTCAACTTGGCAGCACTAAAATACTTGTGCACATCCTCATCTGCATCTTTGCCATTGCATCATGGGCAGATTTGAACGGCATGTGGGCAGAGTTACCTCTTCTTGTCATGAAAGTCAAAGAAGGTTGGAATCTGCCCTCGTACATAATAATTATCAGTCAG GTCGCCAACATAGGGCCTCTTATTTTTGTTGTGGTTTCCTTTCTGCAGCCACAGCTAAAGCCTCGGTTAGAAAAGATAACATCATTTGTCATCATCCTCATCAGTATGGTGGCTTCATTCCTGACAGCGTTTTTCTGGGAACAGTCATCCTACATTGGCGGTGTTGAGCACAGCGTTGCCCTCTtgactttaaatttttttctagcTCTCGGAGACTGCACCAGCTCTGTCTCTTTCTATGCATTTATGTCCCACATGAAGCCAGAGTACATGGCTTCACTCTTCATTG gtgaagGATTAAGTGGAATGCTTCCAGCCCTTATTGCACTTGGCCAAGGCGCTGGACAAATTAACTGTATCAATAGCAGTTCACAGGTTAATGAAACTTTACCTGATGGGACGAGTTTTATTAAAACTGTATACAATGTGTTCCCTCAGTATGTGGAGCCTAGCTTCAGTGTCAGAGTTTTCTTTATTATACTGTCTGGTATTATAGCTCTGTCTGCCGTTGCTTTTCTCCTGCTGAACTTTTGGAGCTACTGCAAGTCAGAGATGGTTGTCGCTCCGCCAGATGAGAAATATAAGGTCCCACCAAGCTCTGGAGCTAATGGCGCTGACTATGGAAGTATGGATACCAGCAAGCTTGTTAGCGATGCTGAGAAGTCTCTGTTGAAAGGCCAAGATGGGCCTTATACAGCTGAGCAATCTACTGTCGATGAAACGAACGGAGAGTTGGTCAACGGTCATAATCACTCGCCTTCTTTGCTGGATGTCAATCAGTCCAACAGCGGCAACCAGTTGATAAAATCTGAGCAGGGGAGCTCATCCAGCCTAACATTGAGTGATCAGCATACTCACAGTGAGTTATCTTCCTTAAGCTATGCCAGCCTGCTGGGAATCATTGTCATCATTAACATGACCGTCACGGCTTTCTTACCCTCCATCCAGATCTATACCGTCCTACCATATGGGCTGGAGTACTACCATCTGACGACTACCCTGACCCAGATAGCCAATCCCGTctcctgttttttttccctgtttTTAATGGCTGAGAACATTGGCATCATCTTAGTGATGACTGCTCTCGGGGAGGTCTGCGTGGGCTACCTCATTTATGTGGCTTCAACAAGTCCTGAGCCTCCACTACATGATGTGACCACAGGAGGTGAATTAGCC tTGGCGCTTTGGATTGTGCTGACTGCTTTGCTGACCTATTCTAAAGTATGTTGTGCTTCAGTACTCAGGAAACAAGGCAGGAACGCACTTATCTTTGCTGGGGCAGCCACACAGACAGGGGCATTAATTGGTGCAATAGTGGGCTTTGTCTTAGTCAACGAGTATCATCTGTTTGCTGATGCCCCATTCTGTTAG